One region of Synechococcus elongatus PCC 11801 genomic DNA includes:
- a CDS encoding phage integrase N-terminal SAM-like domain-containing protein: MREAIRLKHFSLKTKKSYLYYIRDFILFYNKRHLREMGSDKIRAYLSHLAIQCHVAP, translated from the coding sequence GTGAGAGAAGCGATTCGCCTTAAACATTTCAGCCTCAAGACCAAGAAGTCGTATCTTTACTACATTCGAGATTTCATCCTGTTCTACAACAAGCGCCATCTGAGAGAGATGGGGAGCGACAAGATTCGAGCTTACCTATCTCACTTAGCGATTCAGTGTCATGTGGCCCCGTAA